In Leclercia sp. LSNIH1, the genomic stretch TCACCAGCGCGACGATCAGGATCCTTTCCGGACCAATCCGATCGCCCAGTTTCCCTAGTCGCGGGGCGCTGATCAGGGCGGCCACGCCGGGCACCGAGGCAATCATGCCGCTGATAAAGGCGATATTGCCCACATGCCCGGCCAGGTCGCGCACGTAGAGCGTCAGGATCGGCGCAATGGAGCCGGTAGCGACCTGAATAATCATGGTGGTGACAAACAGGCTGATGACCAGGCGAGGATTTTTAAGGGAGGCAAAGACCTCGCGGGCATGCAGCATCTCTTTTTTCGGCACCGGGGTAAAATTTTCCCGGATGCAGAATAAGGTCACCAGGAAGCAGGCAAACAGTACCCCCGCGGTGATAAAAAATACTGGCCGCAAACCGTAGCTGTCCGCCATTAATCCCCCGGCCAGTGGGCCAAGCAGGGCGCCGCTTACCGCACCAGTAGAGAGTGTTCCCAGCGCCCAGCCGCTTTTATGGCGGGGGATCTGCGTGGCGATAAGCGCGTTGGCATTAGGCACAAAGCCGCCCAGCAGACCCAGTAGCGCGCGCAATACCAGAAACTGCCAGATGTTTTGCGCCAGCCCCATCAGCAGCATGATGATGGCCATTCCCAACGCCGAACGCAGCAGCATAATCTTGCGCCCTTTGCGGTCGGCCAGCCCGCCCCAGAAAGGGGAGGCGATAGCGGAGAAGAGAAACGTGATGCTGAATACTAGCCCGGACCACATATTGAGCGCGCTGTGGCCGCTGACGCCGAGTTGTTCTACGTAGAGCGGCAGAAAAGGCATCACCAGGCTAAAAGCGGCGCCCGTGAGAAAGCAGCCCAGCCAGGCAACCATAAGGTTCCGCTTCCAGTTTATTGGCGTTTCTGAGGGAGACATAGCTATCCGCGTTATGATGCGCGACGGCATCATTTATAAAAGAAGGTAATAAGCCTGCTAATTATGCGCCTGGGTGATGGTTGCTGCAATGACGGAGAGCATTATAAGCTTAAAGAGCAGTGCGGCCCGGAGGCCGCAGGGGAGGATTAATAGCGGGAAGGGACACCTTCCGGACGGGTTTTAAAGCGGCGATGTAGCCACATGTACTGTTCGGGCGCCAGCAGAATGCACTTTTCCACCACCTCATTCATCCACGCGGCAGTGGTTCTGGCATCATCCAACGGCGGGGAGCACTCCGGTTCCAGCATCATCAGCTCGTAGCCCTTGCCGTCAGGTTTGCGACGCGGCACAAAAGGAACAATCGCCGCGTTCGACAGACGGGCCAGCGTCCATGTGCCGGTGGTGGTAGCTGCCTCGTCGACCGCAAAGAAGGGCACAAAGACGCTGGCGGTTGGGCCGTAGTCATGATCTGGCGCGTACCAGATCACCTCCCCGGATTTCAGGGCGCGGATCATCCCCTTGAGATCTTTACGGTCGATCATGCTCTTGTTGGAGCGCATCCGCCCCCAGGTCTGCAGCCAGTCGATCACCGGGTTGTCGTTCGGGCGATAGACGCCAATACCGGGCGCCTGCATGCCAAACATCCGCGCGCCGATCTCCAGCGTCAGAAAATGGACGCCGATCAGCAGAACGCCAGTTTTATTGGCCTGCAGATTGTGCACCGGATCCATGCCGGTGCCGGTCACTTCCGTCCAGCGCGCCATACGCTTATTGGACCAGAACCAGGCCATTCCGGTCTCCATCAGCCCCATGCCAACGGATTCAAAATTTTTCACTACCATGGTGTCGCGCTCGTGCTCGCTCATCTCCGGGAAACAGAGTTCCAGATTACGGCGGGCAATGCGGGCGCGGCGGGACATAAAGCGCATCGCCAGTCGACCCAGACCGCAGCCAAGACGGTAGATCAGCGGGTAGGGCAGCTGCACCAGTAACCATAATAAACCGATGCCAGCCCAGGTCAGCCAGTAACGAGGATGTAGAAGCGCAATGGAAAATTTAGGGAGTTGAGTCATGTCGTTCCTGTTTGTGATACGTCCTGTTGGCGTAGTGTCGCATTTTTCCATTGATAACCAAAATGCATCGCTATGGAATGGTCATGAATAGAGCAAATGTTATACCCTCGGCATTTTAACGTGAGAAATGTAGCGCAAAATGAAGGGATGTAAATTCCCAATGTTTGCTATATGATGCCGACCGATTTTCATTCTCATACGATTGCAGGAACCGTACACCATGCCAGTGTTACACAACCTCATTTCGAACGAAGAGCTGAAAGCGCGCATGTTGGCTGAAACCGAGCCGCGCAGGACGATCTCGTTCTATAAATATTTCACCATCGTTAACCCGCAGGCTACCCGCGACGCGCTGTACAAGGCGTTAACCGCGCTGAACGTCTTTGGCCGTATCTATCTGGCCCATGAGGGCATCAATGCTCAGATCAGCGTGCCTGAAAGCAAGCTCGATGAGCTGCGCAGCTTCCTCTATGGCTTCGATCCGGCTCTGGACGGCCTGCGCCTGAATATTGCGCTGGACGATGATGGTAAATCCTTCTGGGTGCTGCGCATGAAGGTGCGGGAGCGCATTGTGGCGGACGGCATTGATGACCCGACCTTTGATGCCAGCGACGTGGGCGATTACCTGAAAGCGTCAGAAGTGAACGCCATGCTGGACGATCCTGACGCCGTGTTTATCGATATGCGTAACCACTATGAATATGAAGTGGGCCATTTCGAAAACGCACTGGAAATCCCGGCAGATACTTTCCGTGAGCAGCTGCCAAAAGCCGTTGAGATGATGCAGGAGCATAAGGACAAAAAAATTGTCATGTACTGCACCGGCGGGATCCGCTGCGAAAAAGCCAGCGCCTGGATGAAGCACAACGGCTTTAACAAGGTGTGGCATATCGAAGGCGGGATCATCGAGTATGCCCGTCGCGCCCGCGAGCAGGGGCTACCAGTGCGCTTTATCGGCAAGAACTTCGTCTTTGACGAGCGCATGGGTGAGCGCATCTCTGATGATGTGATTGCCCACTGTCATCAGTGCGGCACCGCCTGCGACACCCATACCAACTGCAAAAATGACGGTTGTCATCTGCTGTTTATTCAGTGTCCGGCCTGCGCTGAGAAGTTTAACGGCTGCTGCAGCGAGCTGTGTAGCGAAGAGAGCATGTTGCCTGAAGAGGAGCAGCGCCGCCGCCGTGCCGGGCGCGAAAATGGCAATAAGATCTTTAATAAGTCGCGGGGGCGTCTGAATACCCGCCTGGGCATTCCTGACCCGGAGTGACCCTGAAACCTTGCCCGGTCGCGTGACCGGGCGAGGGTATTATTTCTGCTGAACCCCTTCTACCGAAATGATCAGCTCTACGTCCTGCGACGCCGGGCCCAGATCGGTAGTGATGTTGAAGTCTTTCAGGTGAATTTTACCTGATGCCTCAAACCCGGCGCGTTTCCCGCCCCACGGATCGTCACCCTGACCAATCAGTTTTGCATCCAGCTTAACCGGTTTCGTTACGCCGTTCAGCGTCAGGTTGCCGGTAATATCCAGCCCGTCACCATCCTTTTTCACCTCGGTCGAGGTAAAGGTCGCCTGCGGGTATTTCGCCACGTTGAGGAAGTCTGCGCTGCGCAGATGCTTGTCGCGCTCGGCGTGGTTAGTATCGAGGCTGTTGGTGTTCAGGGTGACATTGACTTTATCATTCGCCGGATTGCTCTCATCAAAGGTAAATGAGCCATCGAAATCCTTGAATGTGCCGTACAGCCAGCTGTACCCCAGATGCTGAATACGGAAGTTCACAAAGGCGTGCTGGCCTTGTTTATCAATTTTGTAGTCCGCTGCCACGGCGGCGCCGGTGGTGAACAGCAGAGACGCTAAGGTTAATCCCAGCAGGCTTTTCTTCATTTTATGCTCCAGAGTCAGGGGACGCTTTGCCCAACATACGTGTCAGGGTGGCGTCTTTGTCGATAAAGTGATGTTTCATGGCGGCAAGTCCATG encodes the following:
- the mdtG gene encoding multidrug efflux MFS transporter MdtG, with translation MSPSETPINWKRNLMVAWLGCFLTGAAFSLVMPFLPLYVEQLGVSGHSALNMWSGLVFSITFLFSAIASPFWGGLADRKGRKIMLLRSALGMAIIMLLMGLAQNIWQFLVLRALLGLLGGFVPNANALIATQIPRHKSGWALGTLSTGAVSGALLGPLAGGLMADSYGLRPVFFITAGVLFACFLVTLFCIRENFTPVPKKEMLHAREVFASLKNPRLVISLFVTTMIIQVATGSIAPILTLYVRDLAGHVGNIAFISGMIASVPGVAALISAPRLGKLGDRIGPERILIVALVISVLLLIPMSFVQSPWQLGVLRFLLGAADGALLPAVQTLLVYNSTNQIAGRIFSYNQSFRDIGNVTGPLLGAGIAASYGFRAVFIVTACVVLFNAIYSWFSLSRAVRRPRAIPESDKVSAAD
- a CDS encoding Kdo(2)-lipid IV(A) acyltransferase, with translation MTQLPKFSIALLHPRYWLTWAGIGLLWLLVQLPYPLIYRLGCGLGRLAMRFMSRRARIARRNLELCFPEMSEHERDTMVVKNFESVGMGLMETGMAWFWSNKRMARWTEVTGTGMDPVHNLQANKTGVLLIGVHFLTLEIGARMFGMQAPGIGVYRPNDNPVIDWLQTWGRMRSNKSMIDRKDLKGMIRALKSGEVIWYAPDHDYGPTASVFVPFFAVDEAATTTGTWTLARLSNAAIVPFVPRRKPDGKGYELMMLEPECSPPLDDARTTAAWMNEVVEKCILLAPEQYMWLHRRFKTRPEGVPSRY
- the trhO gene encoding oxygen-dependent tRNA uridine(34) hydroxylase TrhO, with amino-acid sequence MPVLHNLISNEELKARMLAETEPRRTISFYKYFTIVNPQATRDALYKALTALNVFGRIYLAHEGINAQISVPESKLDELRSFLYGFDPALDGLRLNIALDDDGKSFWVLRMKVRERIVADGIDDPTFDASDVGDYLKASEVNAMLDDPDAVFIDMRNHYEYEVGHFENALEIPADTFREQLPKAVEMMQEHKDKKIVMYCTGGIRCEKASAWMKHNGFNKVWHIEGGIIEYARRAREQGLPVRFIGKNFVFDERMGERISDDVIAHCHQCGTACDTHTNCKNDGCHLLFIQCPACAEKFNGCCSELCSEESMLPEEEQRRRRAGRENGNKIFNKSRGRLNTRLGIPDPE
- a CDS encoding YceI family protein encodes the protein MKKSLLGLTLASLLFTTGAAVAADYKIDKQGQHAFVNFRIQHLGYSWLYGTFKDFDGSFTFDESNPANDKVNVTLNTNSLDTNHAERDKHLRSADFLNVAKYPQATFTSTEVKKDGDGLDITGNLTLNGVTKPVKLDAKLIGQGDDPWGGKRAGFEASGKIHLKDFNITTDLGPASQDVELIISVEGVQQK